ggttgtCTAGCAAAGATTAtggttgagaagaaaagactataGTGATCCTCATTAAATGCGGAGTTGTTGGGAGTGGAGGTAGTTGAGGTAAGATGGcgagaaatttgaatgatagGCATTCGATGCAGCAAGTAGTACTCTAGAAACACTTATATTGCGtacaaaaatttgaatcctacaaATGTTCATATTCAGGAACTCTGATGTTGGCAGTTAATGATTCAGATTGTCTAGCCGAAAAACCTACAATGAAGCCAACAGATTAAGATTTGAAGTGCCATTGAGAAACTAAGGATTGTGCACAATGACAACACAAAACCTATAATTTTCAGTAAACCATTCTTACAGAAAGCCACAAATTGGCTTTTCTTCGTACATATGTGAATCATTTTGACAAGTAAGTGCATTAAAACCATTGGAAGAATGGTGGTTCTCTCCCAAAGCATATGATTTTATGAGTACACGGCTGCATCATATTAGACATGCCAACAtgctaaaaccaatttaacTCGGTTTATGATATTAATGGTGAGGAGGATGAGTTCATCAGATTAAGGTATTTATGGGAATCTAAcgaatttatagaaaaaatgctaACCTTGTTTTCATCTTCTTGCACGTCCACATGATTTTCGTGAGAATCTACCTCCTGAGAGACATCTGATACTTTCTTTTCATCAGCGGCTTGCTTTTCTGCTTCTTCTTTCAtcctcttttcttccttttcttttcttaagcGTTCCTCTTCCTCTGCCTTTTCAATCAATCTCTTTTGTTCTGCATAACATGACAACTCATaatttaacataaaaaacTATCCATAGGTAATTAGCAGCCTCAACAGCACTTGCCAACATAGCACTCTTGGTAAATGACTCAATATGAATTGTCACGAAGAGCGCACCTTTGAGCTTGTCAACAAGGCCTTGGAGTATTTTCTCTTCACCCTTCAATTTTGCTAGCTCTGCATCGTCTTTAGTAAATGCCACTTTTGCCTTTTGAACTTCCTGGTTACGAATAACGACTCCACTTTTATAAGTAGCtacttttttcttcaatttctCCCTTGCCACTTTACCAGCCTCCCAGCACGTATTCTTGCAAGTGACATTGCTATCATACTCATCACTCCCATCACAGCAATCTAAGAGGCAGCGACGAACACATATAGCTaattagataaatataaaggAAATTGTGACGGGAGCGCTATGTTCATGGAATAAAAGCGCCTACCAGATTCCTACTCTCTAGCCTCACATTTGAGTAAATTTAGTAACAACAAGGAATGAAACATGGAACACCATCGATTATAAGCCTCTTACCACAGATACCATCATTCACCCGTGACGAGAAGATCGTGATAGGAGAATGGCCGGCATTCTGGCAGTAGAACTTCCCCTCCGGGCACGCCGATGTCCCTGCGcaggaaaaggaaaattcaAACGCTGTGCTGCAGTAGATTCGAGCACAATGTCACAGCCACGGGAACCTAAACCAGCACGGGCCACTAAACCACCGACGCCTCCCTCCACCAGCAACCGCAGGGAGATCAAAGCTCCCCCACCAGCAAATCAAGcgaaaaaaaggggaaaaagataATCTTTTTTAAGGCGGCGAGAGGAAGGCAGCAAAACCTGGCTCGTCGGTGCCGTCGGGGCAGTCGCAGAAGTCGTCGTTGAGCTTGTCCCTGGTGAACCTGCCCGATCCGTCCCTGCACTTGATCACGCCGCCCCTGAAGTACGCCTCATCTGCACAAGGCCAATCCCCCAGCAGCGCCAAATCAAGAACCGCATCTACGCACACGCATCGCAAGATCCGGAtgaggaaaagaagaagaaggcaacGAACCTTGCGGCGGGATGCCGAGGGTGTCGAGCGGCGGCctggacgccgcggcggcggagatccagaggaggagggcggcgaggaggagcgcgcggTGGCTCATGGCCGCCGCGGGAGGCAGCAGGGGATGGGGTGGGGtgggcgaggcgacgggccGACGGCTTTCCCACGGAAACGGGAAAGTAGAGCAGCGGTGCCCCGCGTACTGTACCCGTCTACCGATGCCGTACTTGATTCcagtaataataaataatttatggttacaattttatatacatatttttagcggtTTAAAAccaaatactgaaaaataaattataataaaaaaatttaaatcaacttcaaatataaatataagttttaatattttaaattctaatatataagtataagcgaaagaTGAGTGGTGTATACTtgcattaatttattataacgATTATAATTAGTAGGGTGATACAAACGAGTTATAAGAATATGGAAAAGGGAGGGACGGGAAAATGAGTTACATAGttgaatatgataaaaaaaactgcacaAGAAGTGAGCTATGTACTCGTGTCATAGTGAGATCTACGGTGAATTATTGTATAAATCGATTATTAGATCAACTGTAAGATAATGTATTGCGTATTTGATGACATtgagttttatatttatatttaatagcTCAtcttatttatctttttaaatatgcaaaaatataagtgaCGATTAAActttctttagtaataaattaaatcgtaactaaattaattaataattatataactttttaaataaggtgGACGGtcgaatatatatttaaaaattaatggtgttaaataaaaaaaaccattaaagAGAGTAGGGAATCCGTAAAACAAGTGTAGGGGGAGAGTAGCAATTTTAGAGGTAACAGTTAGCcaagtataaaaaatacatgtaatTGTAATAGTTATAAACTTATACTGCAGTAACGCTGTCACCCATGGCTCCAAGCCGTTGCTTCacgagagggaggggaagaGAGAGTATAAAgttgatgtgtttttttactctctttttttttattttttactgacATATACACCTCGcaaatttctattattttctgATAGAATTTTCGCATAAGCTTCATGTCGATGAGGTGGATGAAGTTAATGTGCCATGCTAGATAAGAGTGCTGAATGTAATACCATATAGTACAAATACAATTCGTGGAGGTAAAATGAGCTGGTTTTGGTAGCTAAAAGAGCACATAATAAGTTTTGTAGTTGAGTTAGCAAAATCAAACTCTCCATACTGTATGGGGAAAAGTcaaatagacttttttttttcttttccttacGTGAACCCACGAAGGCCATTCAGGCGGGCCTTCCCCCAAATTCATGACACAGATTAAGGCCTACCCAGCGGCCCGGCCAACTAATCCCTTCGCATCGCTCCAGAGTGGAAGTATTTTATCCGGTTTTTCTATTCGACGTTATTGATGAatctatgtttgattatttgttattgataaaatttatataagtatgtaatattataagtcattAGTAATAAGTTAAATCAcaacataataattaataataatatattttttagtaaaacgaataattaaatttatatgcaaaAGTCAATGGCCTTAATGGAGTAGTTAAGTGAGCCTTCACCCAACTCATGGCGCAGATAAAGGGGCAAGTACAAAAAGGTgtctattagctgactctctcaatcgcCACATAAACAAATTTGGTGACATGAAGGAGGagggaagaaaagagaaaaactgtTGTCATACATggcaacggcttagagtcgactcttagtatttattaaaaaaactttcttgcatggaaatatacaaaaaggaaactagcttaataaaaaatattttattgtattaatgaagagaccACACCTGACTATATCTTTGTatgtatcattttaaaatagactcttgttATTAAATGGCTTAAGATAGAGCACATAATAAGCTCTACTGTTTAATATGCCCTAAATGTCTTCAGATTTCTAAAACTACGCAGCAGTGCAGCTAGCGAACAGATGATCACATATGTACACCAAAACGACTTCTCTATATATGCACGACTTTgacaaatatgaaatataattctctttacttttttttcctaacatAAAGGCTAACATGTGGGCCGTGGACTGTATAGTCATCGAGCCCACACGCAGAGTGAAGTTAGGTGAGAGGAAATTTGTCTAACAAATATGTACTACTCTAATTTTTAACAGATAACTTCGACAAATTTTGAACAGGATTACGTTTTAGATAATGTTTAATTTGATCTGTATACGACAGTTACATGCAATACCGTACCATACAACTGTgagcaaaattaattaattgtgtgaTAATATAACTCAACAGCATGCGTTTGCCGCATGTGTGCTACTGCTATAAATATTGTACAGTCATATCAAGCTCGACCAGAGAGCTAGAGGCATCGTCACATCGATCAACGGTAGAGAGCTAGCTGCACGAATCTCAATGCGGGTTCCGCGGGTCGTGGCGGCTGTTGGCGCCAGAGCCCGGGTAGTCCTGCGTCGTCTGCATGTCCACCCGCCTCACCAccgtctcctcgtcggcgaccGGCAGCTCTCCCTCCACTCCGgccatccccgccgccgccgccgccgcctccctggGAAGCAGCGACCTCCGGTAGCCGATGCCGCTGGTGggagccgccaccgccgccgccgctgcgagGACGAGAAAACACAAGGCAAAGATGAGGAGCGTGGCCTCCGGCGAGAGGTCCGGCGAGCCGAAGAGCTCGATCAAGCCGTACAAACCGTGGACGAGGAAGACGCAGGAGAGGACGGCCAGCGCCGCCAGGACGAAGGGCACCGAGCACGCCTTCATCGTCCTCATCGGCGGCCGGCCCACCACCGCAAATCAACTaatggagatcgatcgagtcCAACCCAAGCAGCACGAAGCAGAAGCTAGCTCAGCTACCTACCAATctgacctctctctctctctctctctctctaaaacTCCTCGTTTTCCTAGCTAGAGCTTATGTGCAGTGACGACGAGCAGATCGACCGGTTGGTTGCCTTTATATAGCCGAAGAAATGGAATGGAATATATGGTTGCTGTGGCTAGGAAGCGGCCATAGTGAGCTAGATATATATGCAAGAAAGACGAGAGGtggcgaggaagaagaagggtcAACATCGATGGAGGTCAAACGAGCACACACACTCAAAACACTCCTACGTGTGTGTTAGAGTGGTACTCGTTTATGGTTTTCCAGCGAGCAAATAAAATACTCTCgtcttttccaaaaatataaaaactcaCGATTCAAATCATATCTCacagtataaaaaatttctaacgATATGTACGATGTCACTTATGTCGTCGATCATTCTTATCCATGTCTTTTTAATTCCATCACATATCACTTGTtctctcatgatttttttaaacctatATTTTAGAGCGGAGGAACGAAGAAGCAGGTCGTATTCAGCTCTCCATTTCTAATCCCAGATTtactcatttttttatacacgttttccgaacgattaaacgatgtattattttttgcgaaaattttctatagaaaagttgttttaaaaattatattaatctattttatatttttaaataattaaataactattatttCCTCAGTTTCACGATGTAATactttctagttttgtttagattcatatggatgctaatgaattagatatatatatataaactatatatgtctattaattgatgaatttagatcaGACTAAAAactcttacaatataaaatgaagATAATAGtaatatactaatatgttTTTGCCCACTGGATAACTAGCCGACCTCTTCCTACCGCCGAACGCGGCCGCAGAGGATGATGGCCCTTTTTGGCGCGAAAAGGTGGGGCTGTCGTTCGTGGGCACGAACTCCACTACCATGTACACGCGGGTCGTCACCAATAATAGGTGAGGCGCACCAGAAATGGGCGGGATTACGGCCACGTACGACCATGCAATGCAAGCACGCACACATGTGTTCGTCGGTCGATCGTCGTTGCAATGTTTCACTGGCATCCACTACCGCCTCTGCTTGCTAGCTACTCCTAGCTACTGTGTGTCGTTGCGCCGTGATCCTGGCTGGAAATTTCGGTCGATCGGGTAAGGCCCTGTTCGTTACgaatttttttccctgtcacattaaatatttagatggatcctaattagaagtattaaaaatatactattaataaaatccaccttatactctggactatttcgcgagacgaatctattgagtctaattagtacatgattagcgaatgtgatgctacagtaaacatttgctaatcgtggcttaattaggcttaaaaaatgtctaatgaaataacctttatttatgcaattagtttttattatctatctatatttaatactcataattaacgtctaaacatttgatgtgacaagaAACTAAAAAGTCCTGAATCTAAACAGCTACTTAGCTGTGCTTTTTGGCCATGGATCGTGATCGATCCTCCACACCGTGGAAAATGGCATTGAGAAAAAtatcgccggccggccgggaaAGACGATGACGATGAAGATTTGACTAAGGTCGCGTTATTTAGTTAGGTCCAGTAACTCgtattctctcgttttttaacacatattttttgaacggctaaaatatatgttcttaaaaatcataaaaaaatttaaaaaatatatcaatatatttttaatttttatagctaatatttaattaatcaaatggTAATACACGTACTGCTacgttttttttcatgttaatcACCATCTAAAGAACAGTACTGGCATAAATTGTGGATTATCCGGTGGACAGATCACACGTTTTCAACGTCGAACTATCTCGATCGATCTGACATCTTCGTGGTAGTGGCAGTGGAtctgtatttatatatgtatgtatgtgatAGAGTTTTGTACGTGTGCGTGTGATAGTACTGATCCTATTTAGGCAGCAGCCATAGAGATCTCTGGGAGATGTTGGCTGATCCGCATGATGATGATCTGACACAGACATAAGCATTGACCCTGAACCTGATACTGCAAGTGATAACACTTTATGGCTTTTATGCTCGACGGCTACGGACACAAGTACAACAAGAACTAATCAAGATTGCGTTTGAGGATAAgtggagaagaaaaggaaaaagaataaGATAGGTAAAACGAGATATCTCATTAATGAATTAATgacaaatccaaaaaatatattaatatggttgttcaaatcatttttaggtattctttttctttaaaaggTGACCGGCAGTTTAATTTATCAGTTTGTAAATCTTACTAAAgagaaataagaaaacatgTCCTCCCAAATGAACTGTGCCTAATTAAGTAGTTTAATTAAGACCGATCCTACATAATACGGAGTACATGTCATTCCACATGTATTTCCACTTTTTATCCTTTTGAAGAAATCCCTGCAAGATCTGCATCGATCTGCATCTGACAACGAAACTAGAAATTCTCTCACAGCTGCAAAAAGAAtaataagaagaagaaattaGGCAGAGTAGGGTCTGCATGAAGTTTCGTCCAGGACGGGCTCCATGCATGAATTAATTCAAGCTAGCCAGGAGACGCATCGATCGATATATCACACAATTAATTGGCCATGACCTAATTTCTTTCGGCCACGGAATTTATCCAAGCTGTGTTCATACAGCTAGACCCCTATATGATCGAACACGTGTGCCAATTAGCTGTTCATACGACCGACAGCAAGCTTGCTAGAACCGTTGCTACCAAACACCACCAGATCTACCTTTATACCACCTCCGTTTcacgtttaattttttttataacatttgactattcgtcttattaaaatttagtacaaatataaaaataacaattcaCATTTAAAGTTCTAGAAAAAACTCACATTGAATTTAGGGATAATCAGGCTCGAACTGATGACTTCCACCACGTCAAGGTGGCAATCTACCGCTGAGTTATATCCCTTCTCCGTTACCTCGAGAAAGAGAATTAACGAATCCTAAGCCAAAGGGGGCGAGAAACTCAATGCCACTCTTCCTCCGGGCTTTCTTTCCACACTATTATGGgatgataataaagtaagttacaagcaaaataaataatattttcatatttttaaataagacaaatggttaaacattacaaaaaaaaaagtcaaacacatcacattatgaaacggaggaagtacaaGATATCAGATAcagataaaaaagttaattaaattaatctcgTTTGAGTCAAACCACTTACAAATTAAAGTCATCGATCAGTATATGGAAATGAAGAAAGCGACggacacatatatagatcgacttaatttttagatttatcgAGGTGATGATCAAATCTAcgccaataaataaataaatatacttgtctaattaatctagaatTAACTAGACTAGAGTCAATCGAAGAGATAAACACATGGACAAATATACAGACAATTATACTAGCTAGGGTCCATGCTTAGTCCACACTGAACACCCATAAGCATGAGCAACTTGCACGTGTCGTCAATTCTACCAGATATACGCGAGGATTCGGGCATATATTCAACAATTAATGGAGATGCACCGCCTTTCATTTTATTACTCTTTCTccgtttttaaatatataatgttaCTGTTACCTTTTAATTTCTACGAACGTATAATCATCTgtcttattatttattatatatatatatatatatattatatgacatgtttaaaataCCTTTAAAAAAACACGAGTAACAGATACATACatatacttaattattaattattactcccttcgtttcatattatgaCACTTTCTAAATTTGTTTAGAATAacccatatattaatttatatgttttgtacaTGTGTCTAGTTATATTCATTAgctcatatataaaattatgcgataccaaaatatcttatactaattatgtccctaaatgtttaacgccgttgattttttatacacgtttcaccattcgtcttattcaatttttttaaaaatatattaatatatatgtataaaagtataataatgaataaaataatataaaaataattaataattatgagattttttgaaataagacgaatgatcaaacgtatataaaaaagtcaatgacgtcaaacatttagagacgaATGGAGTAATATGTACGTGAGGAAATACACAATTatctttaataatataaataactaaatgttatatttaaaagtcaatgatatcGTATATTGAGCGAGTTCTTTGAGCCAAAACAGATCGAATTAACCAATTTGTCCACGCAAAATGATAAGGCATTAgcccataattaattatatactaattatttcAAACTTGATATACACGAGTTTATTTGTGCTTTTAAAGAAACATTTCTatgtaaaacttaaaaaaaacataatcacTCATGCGCTAATTAATAGCGTATTTCGGGCGAGACTTGTCAAATCACGTAGTATCTCGATCGGTGGCGGTAGTGGCGGCGCATGCGCTAAGCTAATCAGCCGCACTGTTAGCTAGCCACACGCATGCCCAACCCAACCTAGATATATAGCCAACCCCACACAGAGTGCATCACCACATCATGCATCTTTGgaaagctaattaattaatttgatacaCGCAATAGTCCACTCAGCTGGGTATATGTACGTACACCAGCAGCTACGTACGTACCTAGCCAGCAATATATGGCCGATTCGTTTGACAATATGGGATACAGTGGTGGCTAAGaggaacttttatatatatgcatggcgAATTGCGAAGACTATATATGTGTTCGGATATATAATTGAGCTAGCTGGTCGAAGGTCATCctgttttgttttccttcgtagattttgggtttttcgCGTACGCACTTTTCAAACATAAGGGTGTAAGCGAACTAATTAACAAAACCacttaaatattaattaagtgGGCAATCTCCTGAGttacttaattaattggcCCACGAAACGGGTTTGCATGCTGGCTTATTTACATCCTTACCCAAACATATAAACCTTtcgtattattaaaaaaattatataattattaattattttgttgtaatatgatttattattatagaaactttaagtatgctttataattttgtatatttagatataaattttgaataagacgaatggtcaaacgttgactcaaaagtcaatggcatcatataaaaaaaattgaggtagtattatttaattaatttaatggtATCCTCGAATAGCTAtcataaaaaccaaataatccaaaaatctaaaatcctaGTCACTTTAAAACGGAGCCTCGTGTATGGGTATCCTTAGGATAAGGAGATATTTGGTTGCATGGCTGATAGACTAATTTATATAAGCATGCGGTTCATACATGAATGAACACACTGTCAAAATTTGTGTGGTGGTAAAGTGCGAATAATTTCTCTCCTTGTCTTCTACCAATTCCTTCGTCCCAACGCTTGTCAACGTTGCATCCAAATATCTCCACCCTAGTACCTCCATTGATTCTAGCATCCATGGCATCGATTGTTGCTCCCTCCATACCTAGCATCGACGGACACTCGTTCTCCTTACCTCAACACATGTCATATATCACATTATGAGCTATGGTGTTCAACTGTTACGGATAAGTTTCCACATTAGTCGCCATTAATCTATGACATCAGCCATGGCCGTCAGGATGAGTATCATTACTCATTGCCGACGAGGATTTCCTCAGTTGtgaaatatgcaaaaatataagtcatgcttgACGTAATCTTTAGgtataaaataagtcacaacaagataaattaaatgatatttgTGTAATTTTGAATACAATGAATAATCAAGTACCatatcaaaaagtcaacaacattgtacattaaaaaaaaggtaatagCTGGCTAGTAAGAGATATTGTCCACTGTAGTATGTTCTAAGATACTCCCTcacatctttttttgtttgacgttggccgatttcatttttatactagcaaacgtcaaacatttgcatatgaagggagtataaaGGATTTTGCTATATTAATTGTGCTATCAATTAATTCTAATTCATATTTCTTCCTACCCAACCCCTATTATCCTCCTACCCTTGAACCATCTCTTATTTACTAGGGGTGTCTTCTCTATCTAACCTTATATTATATTGTCTAAAAAATGGCATAATCTTAAGGACTGAAGGAGTAAGTTGTACTGTTATTCTCCcccttgtgtgtgtgtgtcaaaagtgttgttttttttcacatagCAGCATCATTCTCTCTTTTACACCCTAACAGATCCAACCAAATCTGAATAGATCAAGCCAtagtatgtgtgtgtatacatGAATGGGAGAAAGAAGCAAGGCCCACCTGCCACCACCAAAATCCCTAGAAAAGGATGTGGTGTGCTTTGTTGTGGCATGCGAATTCGGATGATTGGATACTTTATAGGTAAACCAATGGTTAGTGTGGCCCATATAGTTTTTGGTAGCATAGAAATGGAAAAGAAGATGTTTGGTTTGATTCCAAACCTATGTTAATACGAAGAGATGACATATATGATTATTGAAATTTTTGTAAAGCACTATGCTAACAGAGCAGGTTCAGTTTGCTAATTAACTAAAATTCAGGTCTCCTTTGAATCAGAGGATATGGTAGATATTTTATTGGATTCAgattctatagaaaatattcCTACGTAGccctttgaaacaaatgattttaGTTCCCTAAATCCTATTAAATTGGCACAATACGTAAAGTTTTTAGAGAAAAGCTAGCAAGACCTACAACCTCTTGGAATTATTTTTGGTCCATCTCTCTCATCAAATTCCTGCATTTATTATGAGGTCTAATCAAACTATCATTCTTACATTTTTCTACATTTTAcatttgtattttcttttctattttataatcatcCGTTTTTTCTATAATCATGTGTTTCAAACAAATCCTGAGCGTTactaaacaaattttagtAAGACAAACGAAACAATATAGCCCAATcaaacaaaccaaaccaaaccagtcAGGCAAAATGGGGGTTCCCGTGAGATCAACCTCTCGACCTAAGCTAGTGGACGCTATGTACCATGATGTCATAGTCAGTCTCCATGTACATCCCTCTCTGTGCTGTACAATGCACAATGGAATGTGGCTAGTACCTTAGCTGATGTGCATCTCACAGGTGTCGCCACTCTGCCTCAAATAGTGCTGTGCCTTTCGATTTTTGTTCTCTGCTCTGAGCAACAGTGCCAATTTGATGTGCACACAGCAGAAAGATCACCCTATCTCTCTCATGAGTGTGACTGTGTACTAGACTACTATATAGCTGGTACATACATTTTTGTTTGTGACCAAAATGCTACTAtctattcttttcttttgagaaaaaaacaaaaaaatggaaCTAGTATTAGTGGGTTTTGGTGGTGCACATATGCATTAGGTCATGTATGAGGTGAGATGAGAGGAGGAAGCTTCCAGGTGTGTTGGGCGATCATTGTTAGTTTGGTGGTGGTAGCCAAGGGGGAATAGAGCAAATGTAATTGGTGCctgatattttgttttcttgagtGACTGAGTGTTAAGATCTACTCCCtccacaaataaaaattttatttttagttattttcaGATTCATAACTAGAATAACTAgaagtatgttttttttttacaagggCATACAAATCATATATCGAGGCCTAACGAACAAAAGTTGAGACAAAAGGTTAAATGTGCAACTGCGACCATACAAAAATGAATAATATAACTGTCCGATAAATTTCATCCCAATGCTCACTCGATAGCCTTTTTGCATattctccctcctcctcccttagagcatcttcaatgCAGTGTCTAAAGCATGTGTATATggagagaaaataattaacGTCTCTGCACAAGAATTATGTTCTCCAATGCAACGTGCTTGGAACTCCTTCCATTCTTTGGGTGTGTCAGTTTATGGATGATGCATTTTTCTAGCAGACGAacgtaaaaatattattagtgcataataaattaaatattagttattataatcttaaaatatagattagtttaattttttaaagcaac
This is a stretch of genomic DNA from Oryza brachyantha chromosome 1, ObraRS2, whole genome shotgun sequence. It encodes these proteins:
- the LOC102711473 gene encoding uncharacterized protein LOC102711473 — protein: MRTMKACSVPFVLAALAVLSCVFLVHAAAAVAAPTSGIGYRRSLLPREAAAAAAGMAGVEGELPVADEETVVRRVDMQTTQDYPGSGANSRHDPRNPH